The Rana temporaria chromosome 4, aRanTem1.1, whole genome shotgun sequence genome contains a region encoding:
- the LOC120935570 gene encoding uncharacterized protein LOC120935570: protein MFPGLCTRAGGYIKPTARKVFQSGPIRHSVLPPPSFSIFYLLLPQVMKDLIRRILERAAEDGGEEWLKKCLAEMESEPALVAEEDGEVAGPSDAFQQPLLPQTPSLPYRCSRTQPPERSLAVSAAREDEVSSLGGTSDTTPQRSSLRIQKKKRTASPSPVRVTTGRGRGRQSPVKGRRDLFSLQVPMEEQTASPVARQTQLDNVTAPQRLEFLSRPASSSQRDDSSASQAGAATSSGSLSSIWIIGHSFVHWAHIRACQRCYSSNLSLPPDSFKIFWKGIRGLRWDNLCHHISNLSHSLPYPDILIIHLGGNDIGKYSTLDLIFKIKRDLQHIHLSFPSTKIIFSEMIPRFLWLSFPENRSLEKIRRRVNHSIEKFMPILNSFSYRHTELEGGFSGLYRSDGIHLSDIGLDIFNSDLQNMVEMATVLG from the exons ATGTTTCCCGGGCTTTGTACACGTGCGGGGGGCTATATAAAGCCCACTGCTCGGAAGGTTTTTCAGTCAGGGCCTATACGGCATAGtgtgcttccccccccctctttctctatcTTTTATCTCCTCTTACCTCAGGTCATGAAGGATCTCATCAGGCGAATCCTGGAGCGAGCAGCGGAGGACGGCGGGGAAGAATGGCTGAAGAAGTGCCTGGCAGAGATGGAGTCGGAACCTGCCCTTGTCGCGGAGGAAGATGGAGAGGTTGCGGGTCCGTCGGATGCTTTCCAGCAACCGCTGCTGCCTCAGACACCATCTCTCCCTTACAGgtgttccaggacccagccacccGAGCGCTCCCTTGCTGTCTCTGCGGCCCGTGAAGATGAGGTTTCCAGCCTGGGCGGAACTTCCGACACCACCCCTCAACGCAGCAGCCTGCGGatacagaagaagaagaggacgGCCTCTCCATCTCCAGTGCGCGTCACGACGGGGAGGGGTAGAGGCCGTCAATCACCAGTGAAGGGAAGGAGGGATCTTTTTTCTTTGCAGGTTCCTATGGAGGAGCAGACAGCGTCACCAGTGGCCAGGCAGACTCAGCTGGACAATGTGACGGCGCCTCAGCGGCTAGAATTCCTTTCTAGGCCGGCTAGCAGCTCACAGAGAGATGACAGCTCAGCGTCCCAAGCTGGAGCAGCGACATCTAGTG GTTCATTATCCTCCATCTGGATCATTGGACATTCATTTGTTCATTGGGCTCACATCCGGGCGTGTCAACGATGTTACTCTTCTAATCTGTCTTTGCCTCCTGactcttttaagattttttggaaAGGTATTCGTGGTTTGCGTTGGGACAATCTTTGTCACCACATTTCTAATTTATCTCACAGTTTACCATATCCTGATATTCTAATAATCCACCTTGGGGGTAATGACATAGGAAAGTATTCAACTCTAGATTTGATCTTTAAGATTAAGCGCGATTTGCAGCATATTCATTTGTCCTTTCCTAgtactaaaattattttttctgaaatgaTTCCGCGTTTTCTCTGGCTATCTTTCCCGGAGAATAGGTCTCTGGAGAAGATTCGGAGGCGTGTTAATCATTCAATTGAGAAATTTATGCCTATATTGAACAGTTTTTCATATAGGCATACTGAGTTGGAAGGAGGTTTTTCTGGTCTCTATAGGTCGGATGGTATCCACCTATCTGACATAGGTTTGGATATCTTCAATTCGGATCTCCAGAATATGGTAGAAATGGCCACGGTGCTGGGGTAG
- the LOC120935571 gene encoding taste receptor type 2 member 3-like, giving the protein MTFNKFIVLMNGKTWMRNKCLPTGDIIITSLCLSRWMLQCLVFTFRCLFLEVHLGSFNKLFNLIRIFLNYVSIWLASLLCVYYCMKITNYKNVVFLYLKTKMSKLVMWCLGLCVFFSFVFILPFAWQFFFSQYQAVPTDVFQNMSKRPNGRYSTYLIGSTPPLIIFSIAFFLTVPSLWRHIKNISGVGSSFRNPDMQTHFNAIKSMTTFFVFHILFIIFVNIDFSGVLEIGSPIRPMMAIVVALYPCLHSGVIIFYNRKLREGFLFSITYVLNFFQKKAVTDP; this is encoded by the coding sequence ATGACATTCAACAAATTCATTGTGCTGATGAATGGCAAGACCTGGATGAGGAATAAATGCCTTCCCACTGGGGATATAATTATCACCAGTCTGTGCCTGTCCAGGTGGATGCTCCAGTGTCTGGTTTTCACCTTTCGCTGTTTGTTTCTGGAAGTACATTTAGGTTCCTTCAACAAATTATTTAACCTGATCAGAATTTTCCTGAATTATGTCTCCATCTGGTTGGCCAGTCTGCTCTGTGTGTATTACTGTATGAAGATTACCAACTACAAGAATGTTGTGTTCCTCTATCTCAAGACTAAGATGTCAAAGTTAGTGATGTGGTGTCTTggactgtgtgtgtttttttctttcgtATTTATTCTGCCTTTTGCTTGGCAATTCTTCTTTTCCCAATATCAAGCTGTTCCCACTGATGTTTTTCAAAATATGTCAAAGAGACCTAATGGAAGATACTCTACATATTTGATAGGGTCCACACCACCTCTTATTATATTTAGCATTGCATTCTTCTTGACTGTTCCATCTCTTTGGAGGCACATCAAAAATATAAGCGGGGTTGGGTCAAGTTTTAGAAATCCAGATATGCAGACTCATTTCAATGCCATAAAAAGTATGACCACCTTCTTTGTGTTTCATATCTTGTTTATTATATTTGTTAATATTGATTTCTCTGGTGTGCTAGAAATTGGAAGCCCAATTAGACCTATGATGGCAATAGTTGTTGCGCTCTATCCATGCCTGCATTCTGGAGTCATCATCTTCTACAACAGGAAACTCCGAGAAGGATTTTTGTTCTCAATAACCTATGTACTCAACTTTTTTCAGAAGAAGGCAGTGACTGATCCCTGA